A single window of Acinetobacter wuhouensis DNA harbors:
- a CDS encoding AAA family ATPase codes for MSNQISAEQGSYLGQQLEQVKSELAQSSKDLIEIRQETFSHYPAVEAAKQKAEITLKNYTTARADAVRDKARRDSLFSALTLAPLFSNRLLLIIAWAVLIFAIPFFAKYTIGKFLGIVLSLGLYIVLVRKGMKKQGDLKSKAECGSILLFGQCRLSFMHFGSKESGDSKYPYKAITAPADEKDISGNWRVDDKFGKMYDSDFVVFHTPKEADKIFAILKIPNDGSEAHLVDINANTEAWDWKIYKQMSADLVPLFAQDISAINTFATSAADWVKSYEYIASLEQRLKTLTDVTENWQDVAIEEETLDRVLKLVDLFASGRKPSPKGILLYGPPGTGKTLIARKLAKHAECNFEAVNISDLKAGHIGQTAPKVKELWARCREKAPTLLFVDECESAFAKRGGTDNDSFGNELVQTFLSEWDGFNQASGKVLVIAATNRHDIIDNAIMSRFTASVEIGLPNDVARKKILENEFKQADIDLEVSSALTTETAGMSGRDIHTLIATLVAENINREIKPENLIEQVRKIRGKGSTQVKSLTWDDVVLPETTMMEFQNLGKELKNAEKLAKLGISTPKGILLYGPPGTGKTQIARVLASQSGLSFIAAATSDLKANFTGQSGSKVKQLFETARSQAPCIVFIDEIDIVAGARNGGNDSFTQEIVGQMLQELDGVATKEGQVFLLAASNHPENIDSALMSRLERKIEIGLPDQVARSQILISMLNSKPTDFEVSEVANQLAEKTQGLSGRDLNSLVTRATRRAVSRAIQSGDDLEHTRITEEDLLESIGTSFAENE; via the coding sequence ATGAGTAATCAAATATCTGCAGAGCAGGGAAGCTATTTGGGGCAACAGTTGGAGCAAGTGAAATCAGAGCTTGCGCAATCTTCAAAAGATTTGATTGAGATTAGACAGGAAACGTTTAGTCATTACCCAGCAGTTGAAGCAGCAAAGCAAAAAGCGGAAATAACTTTAAAAAACTATACTACTGCAAGAGCTGATGCCGTTAGAGATAAAGCCCGTCGAGATAGCTTATTCAGTGCTTTAACTTTAGCACCACTGTTTAGTAACCGCCTCTTACTTATTATTGCATGGGCCGTATTGATTTTTGCGATTCCATTTTTTGCAAAATATACCATTGGAAAGTTTTTAGGTATTGTATTGAGTCTAGGCTTATACATTGTACTTGTTCGTAAAGGAATGAAAAAACAAGGTGATTTGAAAAGTAAGGCAGAATGCGGTTCTATTTTGCTCTTTGGTCAATGCAGACTAAGCTTCATGCATTTTGGCTCAAAAGAAAGCGGAGATTCAAAGTATCCCTACAAAGCAATCACTGCACCTGCCGATGAGAAAGATATTTCAGGAAATTGGCGAGTCGATGATAAGTTTGGGAAAATGTACGATTCGGATTTTGTTGTTTTTCATACGCCAAAGGAAGCGGACAAAATATTTGCAATTTTAAAAATTCCCAATGATGGAAGCGAAGCACATTTGGTTGATATTAATGCAAATACTGAGGCTTGGGATTGGAAGATTTATAAACAAATGTCAGCAGATCTTGTACCTCTATTCGCTCAAGATATTTCAGCAATAAATACTTTTGCAACTTCTGCAGCAGATTGGGTAAAAAGTTATGAATATATTGCTTCTTTGGAGCAACGACTCAAAACATTGACAGATGTGACTGAAAACTGGCAAGACGTTGCGATTGAAGAAGAAACGCTTGATCGTGTTCTAAAATTAGTTGATTTATTTGCTTCCGGTCGTAAACCATCGCCTAAAGGTATTTTATTGTATGGTCCTCCAGGAACTGGAAAGACTTTAATTGCGCGTAAGCTTGCTAAACATGCAGAATGTAATTTTGAAGCCGTAAATATTTCAGATTTAAAAGCAGGACATATTGGTCAAACAGCACCAAAAGTAAAAGAACTTTGGGCACGTTGTCGTGAAAAGGCGCCAACATTATTGTTTGTTGATGAATGTGAAAGTGCTTTTGCAAAACGTGGTGGAACAGATAACGATTCATTTGGTAATGAGCTCGTACAAACCTTTCTTTCCGAATGGGATGGCTTTAATCAAGCATCAGGTAAAGTCTTGGTGATCGCAGCGACGAACCGACACGACATTATCGACAATGCAATTATGTCACGCTTCACAGCGTCAGTCGAAATTGGCTTACCAAACGATGTTGCACGTAAGAAAATTTTAGAAAATGAATTTAAACAAGCGGATATTGATCTTGAAGTATCTTCAGCGCTTACGACTGAAACAGCAGGGATGTCGGGTCGTGATATTCACACGCTAATTGCCACTTTAGTAGCCGAAAATATCAATCGTGAGATAAAACCTGAGAACTTGATCGAACAGGTTCGTAAAATTCGTGGTAAAGGCTCAACACAAGTAAAATCATTGACTTGGGATGATGTTGTATTGCCTGAAACAACCATGATGGAATTCCAAAATCTGGGTAAAGAATTAAAAAATGCTGAAAAACTTGCAAAATTAGGCATTTCAACGCCGAAAGGAATTTTACTCTATGGTCCACCTGGGACGGGGAAAACTCAAATTGCCCGTGTTTTGGCGAGTCAGTCAGGGCTTTCATTCATTGCAGCAGCAACATCGGATTTAAAGGCAAATTTTACAGGTCAATCTGGTAGTAAAGTAAAGCAATTGTTTGAAACTGCACGCTCACAAGCACCATGTATTGTTTTCATTGACGAAATTGATATTGTGGCAGGTGCGCGCAATGGTGGAAATGATAGTTTTACTCAAGAGATCGTTGGGCAAATGCTTCAAGAGCTAGACGGTGTAGCAACCAAAGAAGGGCAAGTATTCTTATTGGCTGCTAGTAATCATCCTGAAAATATTGACAGTGCATTAATGTCACGATTAGAACGTAAAATTGAGATTGGTCTACCTGATCAAGTCGCACGTTCGCAGATATTAATCTCGATGCTAAACAGTAAGCCGACTGATTTTGAGGTAAGTGAAGTTGCAAATCAACTTGCTGAAAAAACGCAAGGCTTATCAGGACGTGATTTAAATTCTTTGGTGACTCGTGCAACACGACGTGCTGTGAGCCGTGCGATTCAATCAGGTGATGATCTCGAACATACACGAATCACAGAAGAAGATTTGTTGGAGTCGATCGGAACAAGTTTTGCTGAGAATGAATAA
- a CDS encoding FMN-binding glutamate synthase family protein — protein MASPAQAIRSKFFNTFFSRYSVWFLCLFIAIYLTWTIFLHDSHFIYYFFSDTVLNIAWVISIALSAVGIYDIIQSKHAILRNYPIMGHFRFFFESFRPEIRQYFIESDEDALPFSRSQRSLVYQRAKNENADKPFGSIINVYQDDYRFLTHSLAPCSPADHHTFRISIGNEQCSQPYSSSIMNISAMSFGSLSANAIRALNKGAKMGNFYHDTGEGSLSPYHLENGGDIVWELGSGYFGCRTLDGKFDPEKFQQQASNPVIKMIEIKLSQGAKPGHGGILPKHKISEEIAKIRGVPRDRDCVSPASHSAFSNPIEMMHFIQKLRDLSNGKPVGFKLCIGQPWQFMGIVKAMLETKIVPDFIVVDGSEGGTGAAPIELIDHMGTPLRESLLFVHNTLVGAGLRDKVKIGASGKIISAFDIASTMAMGADWVNSARGFMFAIGCIQAQSCHTNQCPVGVATQDKERQKALDVPTKSERVFHFQQNTLKALAEMIAAAGLQHPAEIKAHHLAQRINDREIKNYAQLHFWMKDGELLSCENKDEDNFYFRMWNMAKSEQF, from the coding sequence ATGGCTAGCCCTGCTCAAGCAATTAGAAGTAAATTTTTTAATACTTTTTTTTCACGTTATTCTGTTTGGTTCCTTTGTTTATTCATTGCAATTTATCTAACTTGGACGATTTTTTTGCATGATTCACATTTTATTTACTATTTCTTTTCGGATACGGTTTTAAATATTGCATGGGTGATCAGTATCGCCCTAAGTGCTGTCGGAATTTATGACATTATTCAAAGTAAACACGCAATTTTAAGAAACTACCCAATTATGGGACATTTCCGTTTTTTCTTTGAAAGCTTTCGCCCTGAAATTCGTCAATATTTCATCGAATCAGATGAAGATGCCCTGCCATTCTCACGCTCACAACGTAGTTTGGTTTATCAACGTGCAAAAAATGAAAATGCCGATAAACCTTTTGGCTCTATCATTAATGTATATCAAGATGATTACCGTTTTCTGACCCATTCTCTAGCGCCTTGTTCACCTGCTGATCATCATACTTTTCGTATCAGTATTGGTAATGAGCAATGTAGCCAACCTTATAGTTCATCCATCATGAATATTTCTGCCATGAGTTTTGGTAGTTTAAGTGCCAATGCGATTCGTGCACTCAATAAAGGGGCTAAAATGGGAAACTTTTACCATGATACAGGTGAAGGTAGCTTAAGCCCTTATCATCTTGAAAATGGTGGTGATATTGTTTGGGAACTAGGGAGTGGTTATTTCGGTTGCCGTACTTTAGATGGGAAGTTTGACCCTGAGAAATTCCAACAACAAGCGTCCAATCCTGTAATTAAAATGATTGAAATCAAATTATCACAAGGCGCTAAACCTGGTCATGGGGGTATTTTACCTAAACATAAAATTAGTGAAGAAATTGCGAAAATCCGTGGTGTCCCACGTGATCGTGACTGCGTTTCACCTGCCTCACATTCGGCATTTAGCAACCCTATTGAAATGATGCATTTCATCCAAAAGTTACGTGACTTGTCTAACGGAAAACCCGTAGGTTTTAAGCTGTGTATCGGACAACCTTGGCAATTCATGGGGATTGTCAAAGCGATGTTGGAAACTAAAATTGTGCCTGACTTTATTGTAGTTGATGGTTCTGAAGGTGGTACTGGCGCTGCGCCGATCGAGTTGATTGATCATATGGGTACACCCTTACGTGAAAGCTTGCTCTTTGTGCATAATACTCTGGTTGGTGCGGGCTTACGTGACAAAGTCAAAATCGGTGCAAGTGGTAAAATCATCAGTGCTTTTGATATTGCTAGTACCATGGCGATGGGTGCTGATTGGGTGAACTCTGCACGTGGCTTCATGTTTGCCATTGGTTGTATCCAAGCACAAAGCTGTCATACCAATCAGTGCCCTGTAGGTGTTGCGACACAAGATAAAGAGCGTCAAAAAGCACTTGATGTTCCGACAAAATCTGAACGTGTTTTCCATTTCCAACAAAATACATTAAAAGCACTGGCGGAAATGATTGCTGCTGCAGGCTTACAACATCCTGCTGAAATCAAAGCACATCATTTGGCACAGCGCATCAATGACCGTGAAATCAAAAACTACGCGCAATTGCATTTTTGGATGAAAGATGGCGAATTACTTTCATGTGAAAATAAAGATGAGGATAACTTCTATTTCAGAATGTGGAATATGGCGAAGTCTGAACAATTCTAA
- the tehB gene encoding SAM-dependent methyltransferase TehB gives MENLRCYRELPIWDANSIPQGFKQAHNTKVGTWAKLNILQGHLDFAMLNEHGDTLSQYQFSVENQPPFITPQAWHKIVSTSPDVRCQLSFYCEADDYFAKKYQLSPTHSEILMAMPYLNTGKALDVGCGLGRNTLYLNQHGFQVDAFDVNPQSIQKLNDIIELEKLENIQTAIRDLNQDQSLDGAYDFVFSTVVMMFLQAKTIPPLIQNMQKVTKTNGVNLIVCAMDTDDYPVQSDFPFSFKPQQLRDYYRTWNILKYNENVGELHRTDEQGNRIKQRFATLLAQKV, from the coding sequence ATGGAAAACTTACGCTGTTATCGTGAATTACCGATTTGGGACGCCAATAGTATTCCTCAAGGATTTAAACAAGCTCACAATACCAAAGTTGGTACTTGGGCAAAACTCAATATTTTACAAGGTCACTTAGACTTTGCCATGCTCAATGAACACGGCGACACCCTTTCTCAATACCAATTTAGCGTAGAAAATCAGCCACCTTTTATTACACCGCAAGCGTGGCATAAAATTGTTTCGACGAGTCCAGATGTACGCTGTCAACTAAGTTTCTACTGTGAAGCTGATGATTATTTTGCTAAGAAATATCAACTTTCACCAACACATTCTGAAATTCTCATGGCAATGCCATACTTAAATACAGGCAAGGCTTTAGACGTTGGTTGTGGTCTTGGACGCAATACTTTGTATTTAAATCAACATGGATTTCAGGTAGATGCCTTTGATGTCAATCCGCAAAGTATTCAAAAACTAAATGACATCATTGAATTAGAAAAATTAGAAAATATTCAAACAGCTATACGAGATTTAAACCAAGATCAAAGTTTAGATGGAGCATACGATTTTGTTTTTTCAACTGTCGTCATGATGTTTTTGCAGGCTAAAACTATTCCACCATTAATTCAAAACATGCAAAAAGTAACAAAAACCAATGGGGTTAATTTAATTGTCTGTGCGATGGATACAGACGATTATCCTGTACAGTCCGATTTCCCATTTAGCTTTAAACCTCAGCAATTACGTGATTATTATCGAACTTGGAATATTTTAAAATACAATGAAAATGTTGGTGAATTACATCGTACCGATGAACAAGGCAATCGCATCAAACAACGATTTGCGACATTACTTGCCCAGAAAGTCTAG
- a CDS encoding ribosomal protein uL16 3-hydroxylase — protein MSQTLDVLGGITAEQFLSEYWQKKPLLVRNAMPEIANILVPDDVMELALDENVTARLIKQKDKDPNQWSVKTSPLIKGDFQKMPKLWTLLVQAVDHYSFDLAELWKKFPFIPQWRRDDIMVSYAPQGGSVGKHFDFYDVFLVQGYGHRRWQLGQMCDAESEFVAGQPLKLLPEMDINLDEVLAPGDLLYVPPGLSHYGVAEDECLTFSFGFRMPNVPDMMDRICDKFSDNAALKNPLLDIIRDQVSNAGEVTENELTYLKAKILEQLQNSIVLDDAIMSLMSESKYPENIPEAEEIGTGDLEEVLDQGYLIQLEPASRLLYSDQDDQVLFWANGEGICISEQFTPSLQKIADGQAIALNIELAEDEILEDIVGLLNESILMLVPTEE, from the coding sequence ATGTCTCAAACTTTAGACGTATTAGGCGGAATTACCGCAGAACAATTTCTCTCAGAATACTGGCAAAAGAAACCTCTTTTAGTCCGTAATGCCATGCCTGAAATCGCGAATATCCTCGTTCCCGATGATGTTATGGAGCTTGCATTGGATGAAAACGTCACTGCACGTTTAATTAAACAAAAAGACAAAGATCCAAACCAATGGTCAGTTAAAACATCGCCTTTAATCAAAGGCGATTTTCAAAAAATGCCAAAGCTTTGGACGCTCCTCGTACAAGCTGTAGATCACTATTCATTTGACTTGGCAGAACTTTGGAAAAAGTTTCCATTTATCCCACAATGGCGTCGTGATGACATCATGGTGTCATACGCACCGCAAGGTGGTTCAGTCGGAAAACATTTTGATTTTTACGATGTATTTTTAGTACAAGGCTATGGTCATCGTCGTTGGCAGTTGGGTCAAATGTGTGATGCAGAGTCTGAGTTTGTTGCAGGACAACCGTTAAAATTGCTTCCTGAAATGGATATAAATTTAGATGAGGTATTAGCACCTGGCGACTTACTCTATGTCCCACCAGGCTTATCTCATTACGGCGTTGCAGAAGATGAATGTCTTACCTTCTCTTTCGGCTTCCGCATGCCAAATGTGCCCGACATGATGGATCGTATTTGCGATAAATTTTCAGACAATGCAGCATTAAAAAATCCATTACTAGATATTATCCGCGACCAAGTTTCAAATGCGGGTGAAGTTACCGAAAATGAACTCACTTATTTAAAAGCTAAAATCTTAGAACAATTGCAAAATTCAATTGTTTTAGATGATGCGATTATGAGTTTAATGTCTGAATCTAAATATCCTGAAAATATTCCTGAAGCAGAAGAAATTGGCACAGGTGATTTGGAAGAAGTGCTTGATCAAGGCTATTTAATCCAACTTGAACCTGCTTCACGTTTACTTTATTCAGATCAAGATGACCAAGTATTGTTTTGGGCAAATGGTGAAGGGATTTGTATTTCCGAACAATTCACGCCTTCTTTACAAAAAATTGCTGATGGTCAAGCAATAGCATTGAATATTGAATTGGCTGAAGATGAAATCTTAGAAGACATCGTAGGTCTATTGAATGAATCTATTTTAATGCTTGTTCCAACTGAGGAATAA
- the mfd gene encoding transcription-repair coupling factor: MFKQEISDLNLKQLKAGEKRWIGSMLGSSAALLFKEISEQSDQLYVLIARNNQHLNQLESELEFYGLKPTVFPDWEILPYDRLSPHQDIVSERLSILANMPKKGILLVSATTLVQRVAPTSWVLGEHFDIKVGQKFDLEQQKLKLIQAGYHLVDTVYDHGEFAVRGSIMDIYASGQSAPIRIDLFDDEIDTLKFFDPETQRTTTKLERFTVLPAKEFPLKEARSIFRDRYAESFPTANPKKNPIYQDVLEGIASPGLDFYFPLFFSQEAMKTQSFLISYLPSNAIVITDHNIDEGLLGFWSDVMRRYEDRRHNVDQPLLPPEEIFIQPNQLFENLNKFSRIIASVDAIELKAGCINLSTEIPPRLPVDPKQEQPFKAVKTYVDEANHPVLLVAESAGRRETLKDALRPSLGEIPVVENFAAFQQSNFSVAITNAPLDRGLLITDSLSVISENQLYEHRVVQRRKKRQQEVSEEFLIRSLTELNIGAPVVHIDHGVGRYAGLVTLNIDEQDYEFLQLNYADDAKVYVPVTNLHLISRFSGGDPDLAPLHKLGTDAWNKAKRKALEQIHDVAAELLHIQARRQSKPGISFELEQSSYMQFSSGFAYEETLDQANAIEATLYDMQQAKPMDRLVCGDVGFGKTEVAMRAAFVAVQNNKQVAVLVPTTLLAQQHYESFKDRFADWPIRVEVLSRFGTNKAHTKIIEDLIDGKVDIVIGTHKILQENVQFKNLGLMIVDEEHRFGVRDKERIKAMRADVDMLTLTATPIPRTLNMAFGGMRDLSIIATPPARRLAVKTFVNEQTDATMKEAILRELLRGGQVYILHNEVDTIERAAENIRNLVPEARVAVAHGQMRERELEQVMQQFYHKEYNVLVCSTIIETGIDVPNANTIIIERADKLGLAQLHQLRGRVGRSHHQAYAYLMVPSLKGLKGDAEKRLDAIQRASNLGAGFMLATEDLEIRGAGELLGEQQSGSMNTIGYSLYMEMLAKATKAIQQGKTPNFDSPLSLTSEITLHMPALIPDEYLGDVHQRLMFYKRISNTDTQEKLDHIRMELIDRFGVPPQPVKQLFSVHQIRIKAEQLEITKIDIGANGGVIEFSPDTPVQAISIIQMMQKHPTWFRMDGGQRLKVSVMLEENEKRIQFVQDLLNNLLAEIKR; this comes from the coding sequence ATGTTTAAACAAGAAATCTCAGACCTTAATTTAAAACAACTGAAAGCAGGTGAAAAGCGTTGGATTGGTTCAATGCTAGGGTCGTCTGCTGCCTTATTATTTAAAGAGATTTCAGAACAATCTGATCAGCTTTATGTCTTGATTGCTCGAAATAATCAACACCTCAATCAGTTAGAAAGTGAATTAGAATTTTACGGACTAAAACCCACAGTTTTTCCAGATTGGGAAATCCTACCTTACGATCGTTTATCGCCACATCAAGATATTGTTTCAGAACGTCTTTCAATACTTGCTAATATGCCGAAAAAAGGGATTTTATTGGTTTCAGCAACGACCTTGGTGCAAAGAGTTGCGCCAACGTCTTGGGTGCTGGGAGAACATTTTGATATTAAAGTCGGTCAAAAGTTTGATTTAGAGCAACAAAAATTAAAATTGATTCAAGCAGGTTATCATCTGGTCGATACTGTTTATGATCATGGTGAATTTGCAGTCCGTGGCAGCATCATGGATATTTATGCATCAGGGCAAAGCGCACCGATTCGTATAGACTTATTTGATGATGAAATTGATACATTAAAATTCTTTGATCCTGAAACACAAAGAACGACAACTAAATTAGAACGATTTACAGTTTTACCTGCGAAAGAATTTCCACTCAAAGAAGCACGTTCTATCTTTCGTGATCGCTATGCGGAAAGCTTTCCAACAGCAAATCCTAAGAAAAATCCTATTTACCAAGATGTGTTGGAAGGTATTGCATCACCGGGCTTAGATTTTTATTTTCCATTGTTCTTTAGCCAAGAAGCCATGAAAACGCAGAGTTTTCTGATATCGTACTTACCTAGCAATGCTATTGTCATTACAGATCATAATATTGATGAAGGTCTATTAGGTTTTTGGTCAGATGTGATGCGCCGTTATGAAGATCGTCGTCATAATGTTGATCAACCCTTACTTCCTCCAGAAGAAATTTTTATTCAACCTAATCAGTTGTTTGAAAATTTAAATAAATTTTCAAGAATTATTGCATCAGTAGACGCAATTGAATTGAAAGCAGGTTGTATCAATCTTTCTACTGAAATTCCGCCTCGACTTCCTGTAGATCCGAAACAAGAACAGCCATTTAAAGCTGTTAAAACTTATGTCGATGAAGCTAATCATCCTGTTTTACTTGTTGCAGAAAGTGCGGGTCGACGTGAAACATTAAAAGATGCGCTTCGACCTAGCCTTGGTGAAATTCCAGTTGTTGAAAATTTTGCAGCATTTCAACAGTCTAATTTCTCAGTTGCGATTACCAATGCGCCTTTAGACCGTGGTTTACTTATTACAGATAGCTTGTCTGTAATTTCAGAAAATCAACTCTACGAACATCGCGTCGTTCAGCGCCGTAAAAAACGCCAACAAGAAGTTTCAGAAGAGTTTTTGATTCGTAGTTTGACCGAATTAAATATAGGCGCGCCTGTCGTTCATATTGATCATGGTGTAGGTCGATATGCAGGTTTGGTTACACTAAATATTGATGAACAAGATTATGAGTTTCTGCAACTGAATTATGCAGACGACGCAAAAGTTTATGTTCCTGTTACCAATTTACATTTGATTAGTCGTTTTAGTGGAGGCGATCCTGATTTAGCACCATTACATAAATTAGGCACAGATGCATGGAATAAAGCCAAACGTAAAGCACTTGAACAAATTCATGATGTTGCAGCTGAGTTATTGCATATTCAAGCGCGTCGTCAGTCTAAGCCTGGGATTAGTTTTGAGTTAGAACAAAGTTCTTATATGCAATTTTCTAGTGGATTTGCTTATGAAGAAACGCTTGATCAAGCCAATGCGATTGAAGCAACTTTGTATGATATGCAACAAGCTAAACCGATGGATCGTTTGGTCTGTGGTGATGTAGGTTTTGGTAAAACAGAAGTGGCAATGCGTGCGGCATTTGTAGCAGTGCAAAATAATAAGCAAGTTGCAGTTTTAGTGCCGACGACACTTTTAGCACAGCAGCATTATGAGTCGTTTAAAGACCGATTCGCCGATTGGCCAATTCGAGTGGAAGTCCTTTCACGATTTGGAACGAACAAAGCGCATACCAAAATTATTGAAGATTTGATTGATGGTAAAGTCGATATTGTCATCGGAACACACAAAATTCTTCAGGAAAATGTGCAATTTAAAAACTTAGGTTTAATGATTGTTGATGAAGAACATCGCTTTGGTGTGCGTGATAAAGAGCGAATAAAAGCTATGCGTGCCGATGTGGATATGTTGACACTCACGGCAACACCGATTCCACGTACTTTGAATATGGCATTTGGTGGGATGCGTGATTTATCCATCATTGCGACACCGCCAGCGCGTCGTCTTGCAGTCAAAACATTTGTTAATGAACAAACTGATGCCACAATGAAAGAGGCGATTCTGCGTGAATTATTGCGTGGTGGGCAAGTTTATATTCTACATAATGAAGTAGATACAATCGAACGTGCTGCTGAAAATATTCGTAATTTAGTGCCAGAAGCGCGTGTCGCCGTGGCACATGGGCAAATGCGCGAACGTGAACTAGAACAAGTCATGCAACAGTTTTATCACAAAGAATATAACGTTTTAGTCTGTTCAACGATTATTGAAACAGGGATTGATGTACCAAATGCCAATACAATTATTATCGAACGTGCAGATAAACTTGGTTTAGCGCAATTACATCAGCTTCGTGGTCGTGTTGGACGTTCACATCACCAAGCCTATGCATACTTAATGGTTCCATCATTAAAAGGCTTAAAAGGTGATGCTGAAAAACGCTTAGATGCGATTCAAAGAGCTTCAAACTTAGGGGCTGGCTTCATGTTAGCGACCGAAGATTTAGAAATTCGTGGTGCGGGTGAGTTACTCGGTGAGCAACAAAGTGGTTCAATGAATACTATTGGCTATAGTTTGTATATGGAAATGTTAGCCAAAGCGACCAAAGCCATTCAGCAAGGTAAAACCCCAAACTTTGACTCACCACTATCACTGACCTCTGAAATTACTTTGCACATGCCTGCATTGATTCCAGACGAATATCTGGGTGATGTACATCAGCGTCTGATGTTCTATAAACGAATCAGTAATACCGATACGCAAGAGAAGCTTGATCATATTCGTATGGAGTTGATTGATCGCTTTGGGGTACCACCACAGCCTGTAAAACAGCTATTTAGCGTACATCAGATTCGTATCAAAGCTGAACAATTGGAAATTACTAAAATTGATATTGGTGCGAATGGTGGCGTAATTGAATTTTCACCAGATACACCAGTCCAAGCCATCAGTATCATTCAAATGATGCAAAAGCATCCGACTTGGTTCCGTATGGATGGTGGGCAAAGACTTAAAGTCAGTGTTATGTTGGAGGAAAATGAAAAGCGGATTCAGTTTGTTCAAGATTTATTGAATAATCTTTTAGCAGAAATAAAACGATAA
- a CDS encoding HIT domain-containing protein: protein MFSLHPQLAQDTFFVGDFPLSTCRLMNDMQFPWLILIPRVPGITELYELSQADQEQFLRESSWLSSQLSRVFRADKMNVAALGNMVPQLHFHHIVRYQNDVAWPKPVFGTQAVPYTNEVLAHMRQTLMLALRGQGDMPFDWRMD from the coding sequence ATGTTTAGTTTGCATCCACAACTTGCTCAAGATACTTTTTTTGTAGGCGATTTTCCGCTTTCAACATGTCGTTTAATGAATGATATGCAATTCCCGTGGTTGATTTTGATTCCACGTGTACCTGGTATCACTGAGTTATATGAATTAAGTCAAGCTGATCAAGAGCAGTTTTTACGTGAATCGAGCTGGTTGTCTAGTCAACTTTCTCGTGTATTCCGTGCTGATAAAATGAATGTAGCTGCACTTGGTAATATGGTGCCACAATTACATTTTCACCATATTGTTCGTTATCAAAATGATGTTGCATGGCCAAAACCTGTATTTGGAACACAAGCGGTTCCATATACCAATGAAGTATTAGCTCACATGCGTCAGACCTTGATGCTTGCGTTACGTGGTCAGGGTGACATGCCATTTGATTGGCGTATGGATTAA